In Thermoanaerobacterium sp. PSU-2, one genomic interval encodes:
- a CDS encoding response regulator transcription factor has product MPIKILIADDDSLIRESLKIILEMDKDFEVLSCVDDGLKALNYCLKHDVDVALIDVRMPVMNGVQASYEICSRTKTKVLILTTFDDDEYIVDVIKSGAKGYLLKNNSPENIKNAIKMVYAGNSVIQDVVLDKIKEGIRKCDDSKIDMSMFTKREIEIMDLISKGLSNKEIADKLFISEGTVKNYISSILDKTSLQHRTQIAIYYLNGKEKNQFK; this is encoded by the coding sequence ATGCCGATTAAAATACTTATTGCCGACGATGATTCTCTTATTAGAGAAAGTCTTAAGATCATATTAGAAATGGATAAAGACTTTGAAGTGCTGTCTTGCGTTGACGATGGGTTAAAAGCTTTAAACTACTGCTTAAAACACGACGTGGATGTTGCGCTGATAGACGTTAGAATGCCTGTAATGAACGGTGTGCAGGCATCTTACGAAATATGCAGTCGTACAAAGACAAAAGTTTTGATACTTACCACATTTGACGACGATGAATACATAGTAGATGTCATAAAGAGCGGTGCAAAAGGATATCTTTTAAAGAACAATTCTCCTGAAAACATAAAGAATGCCATAAAAATGGTTTATGCAGGCAATTCAGTTATACAGGATGTGGTTCTTGACAAGATTAAGGAAGGAATCCGTAAGTGTGATGATTCAAAAATTGACATGTCAATGTTCACAAAAAGAGAAATAGAAATAATGGATCTCATATCGAAAGGACTTTCCAACAAAGAAATTGCTGATAAACTTTTTATTTCAGAAGGAACCGTGAAAAACTATATATCGTCTATACTTGATAAGACATCCCTTCAGCATAGGACACAGATCGCCATTTATTATTTAAATGGAAAAGAAAAAAACCAGTTTAAATGA
- a CDS encoding sensor histidine kinase produces the protein MEMWVIATKLIIVLYIIIKYIYIEAATYPAEFVAFILLYICINMAYYLADRKNIKKLMLLISIGLLLFSYNHVSYFFVFLVPVNIYEIFSGLITDLFSLIISLSIMMFIKSELIPEYIVILLMSYLISYLAKRSYEKLESLKRKNEELRWKIQDLYIRIDKNEEYERQLKYTTQLEERNRLSQRIHDDIGHTISGSLMQLEASKLLMDRNKDDAKRMIQSTIDTLRNGLESIRIALREIKPPLEQMGLNRLKLVLDDFALKTHISANLKYTGIIDKITYSQWNIIMENVKELLTNAMKYSKATKVSLTIDVLNKFIKVEMKDNGVGTDVVRKGLGLKGIEERCESVGGKVIIDGSNGFSVIFLLPLEGC, from the coding sequence ATGGAAATGTGGGTTATTGCGACAAAATTGATCATTGTTTTATACATTATTATAAAATACATATACATAGAAGCGGCTACATATCCGGCAGAGTTTGTAGCATTCATTCTTTTATATATATGTATCAATATGGCGTATTATTTAGCAGATAGAAAGAATATAAAAAAGCTTATGCTGCTTATATCCATTGGCTTATTGCTATTTTCGTATAATCATGTCAGCTATTTTTTTGTATTTTTAGTTCCAGTTAATATTTACGAGATATTTTCAGGATTGATTACTGATTTGTTTAGCCTTATTATTTCGCTTTCAATTATGATGTTCATTAAAAGCGAATTAATACCAGAATATATTGTTATATTATTGATGTCGTATCTTATATCATATCTTGCCAAAAGGTCATACGAAAAATTAGAAAGCTTAAAAAGGAAGAATGAGGAGTTAAGATGGAAAATACAGGATTTATACATAAGAATAGATAAAAATGAAGAGTATGAAAGGCAGCTTAAATACACTACACAGTTAGAAGAAAGAAATAGGCTGTCCCAGAGAATCCACGACGATATTGGGCATACAATATCAGGAAGTTTGATGCAGTTAGAAGCTTCGAAGCTTTTAATGGATAGAAACAAAGATGATGCAAAAAGGATGATCCAAAGCACCATAGATACTTTGCGAAATGGACTTGAAAGCATAAGAATTGCATTAAGGGAGATAAAACCACCACTGGAACAGATGGGGCTTAACAGATTGAAGCTTGTTTTGGATGATTTCGCGTTAAAGACTCATATTTCTGCAAATCTAAAATACACTGGTATTATTGATAAGATTACATATTCACAGTGGAATATCATAATGGAAAATGTAAAAGAATTGTTGACAAACGCCATGAAATATTCAAAGGCTACTAAAGTTTCTTTAACCATTGATGTGCTTAATAAATTTATTAAGGTAGAGATGAAAGATAATGGCGTTGGCACAGATGTTGTAAGAAAAGGACTTGGGCTTAAGGGCATCGAGGAGAGATGCGAAAGCGTTGGAGGAAAAGTCATTATAGATGGTTCAAATGGATTTTCAGTGATATTTTTGCTTCCATTGGAGGGATGTTGA
- a CDS encoding ABC transporter permease: MRNVFLLVKNTLKLFFRRKGNLIYILLSVLIPFVVLTVNLSGSSKLAIGVINNDTGILSKDLVNSFKDSQKFEVVNIDKSNLDKYVTKGNIDFAIIFPKDFSKSIIEDKSLKVQIVSIKGKEVALAVKNYVDEYISNLKYLSISSNGDSSTFYKMYQEYERNALVKLGEYTVKDKSAINDIMTRSVGMFIMFLMLGTSRIAELMLHEKRDKTYSRICAAPVKSIVYALSNFIVNMIVTLFQIGMIMLLLAVFLKLPFDKSLLEIFVILIAFGLSAIGLSMLIVAFSDSTVQSGGLSTLIITPSCMLGGAFWPIEVMPKIFQKVSYFMPQRWAIDAITKIEGATPSSGVLPNIFILLAFSLTFILIASYKMKMSNKTADFV; the protein is encoded by the coding sequence GTGAGAAATGTTTTTCTTCTCGTAAAGAATACTTTAAAATTGTTTTTCAGGAGAAAAGGTAATTTGATTTATATACTGTTGTCGGTTTTAATACCTTTTGTAGTTTTGACTGTGAATCTGTCCGGTAGTTCAAAATTAGCTATTGGAGTCATAAACAACGACACAGGCATATTATCAAAAGACTTAGTAAACTCATTTAAAGATTCTCAAAAGTTCGAAGTTGTCAATATTGATAAAAGCAATTTGGATAAATACGTTACAAAAGGTAATATCGATTTTGCAATTATATTTCCGAAAGATTTCAGCAAAAGCATAATAGAAGATAAATCTTTAAAAGTTCAAATTGTGTCCATTAAAGGCAAAGAAGTCGCATTAGCCGTAAAAAATTATGTTGATGAATACATCAGCAATTTAAAATACCTGTCGATTTCTTCTAATGGCGATAGTAGCACTTTTTATAAAATGTACCAAGAATATGAAAGAAATGCCTTGGTAAAGTTAGGCGAATACACAGTTAAAGACAAAAGCGCAATTAACGATATAATGACACGCAGCGTAGGAATGTTTATAATGTTTTTGATGCTGGGAACAAGCAGGATAGCAGAGCTTATGCTTCATGAAAAACGAGATAAAACTTACTCCAGGATATGCGCTGCACCCGTCAAATCCATTGTATATGCACTAAGCAACTTTATAGTGAATATGATAGTGACTTTGTTTCAGATAGGGATGATCATGTTGCTTTTGGCTGTGTTTCTGAAGCTGCCTTTTGATAAATCTCTTTTAGAAATATTTGTAATTCTTATTGCATTTGGGCTATCTGCTATAGGGCTTAGTATGCTTATCGTAGCATTTAGCGATTCTACTGTTCAATCTGGGGGGCTGTCGACATTGATTATAACTCCAAGCTGTATGTTGGGAGGCGCTTTTTGGCCTATCGAAGTCATGCCAAAGATTTTCCAAAAAGTTTCCTATTTTATGCCGCAAAGATGGGCTATTGATGCCATAACAAAAATAGAAGGTGCCACGCCAAGTAGTGGTGTATTGCCAAATATTTTTATATTGCTGGCATTCTCCTTAACTTTTATACTAATTGCATCGTATAAAATGAAGATGTCTAATAAAACGGCGGATTTTGTATAA
- a CDS encoding ABC transporter permease, translated as MRVLKIALKEIKENFRSKKSLLFMVLFPIVLMTILGFAFSNTFNGDHKISNISVEYTDNGSKELSKGFNNFVDSCEKIGIRFHEVKEITSGINDVRNAKYAGYIVLRGNNIVFYKNDRDSIDTNIVETILKAFVDRFNVVAVVAKENPQSLSKINVSDNHDFTEIVSLNGERQPSSYDYYSITMLTLIILYGSISGIYSINSERVRNTGNRMLTTLAKKHEILLGKILGSSLSVLLQSILVFLYSTFILKAYWGNDIYTIALIIISEIIFSISLGICLGFLFKNSGVASGIINAIIPFIAFLGGSYFSVDSAEGLFKNLSNISPMKWTNSAILNVAFANNYGDVLTAIAINLACAFVFVFLSAYLFRKEAF; from the coding sequence ATGAGAGTATTAAAAATCGCATTGAAAGAGATAAAAGAAAACTTTAGGAGCAAAAAGTCGTTGTTATTTATGGTTTTATTTCCTATAGTCCTTATGACCATATTAGGTTTTGCTTTTTCAAATACATTTAATGGAGATCACAAAATAAGCAATATCAGCGTAGAATACACAGATAACGGAAGCAAAGAGCTATCGAAAGGATTTAATAATTTTGTGGATAGCTGTGAGAAGATAGGGATAAGGTTTCATGAGGTGAAAGAAATAACCAGTGGCATAAACGATGTTAGAAATGCCAAGTATGCGGGTTACATTGTCTTGAGAGGAAATAATATAGTATTTTATAAAAATGACAGAGACTCTATTGATACAAACATTGTTGAGACAATTCTCAAAGCTTTTGTCGACAGATTTAATGTTGTTGCTGTCGTGGCAAAGGAAAATCCACAATCATTATCAAAAATAAATGTGAGTGACAATCACGACTTTACAGAAATAGTGTCGTTAAATGGTGAAAGACAGCCGTCTTCTTACGATTACTATTCAATCACCATGTTGACGTTAATCATACTCTACGGCTCTATAAGCGGTATTTACTCTATAAATAGTGAGAGAGTGAGAAATACGGGCAATAGGATGCTTACAACTCTTGCTAAAAAACATGAGATATTATTGGGAAAAATTTTAGGTTCATCGCTATCAGTTCTTTTGCAGTCAATTTTAGTTTTTCTGTACAGCACGTTTATACTTAAAGCTTATTGGGGAAATGATATATACACAATCGCACTGATAATAATAAGTGAGATCATATTTTCGATAAGTCTTGGAATTTGCCTGGGATTTTTATTTAAAAATAGCGGCGTTGCATCAGGCATTATCAATGCAATAATTCCTTTTATAGCATTTTTGGGCGGTTCTTATTTTTCAGTAGACTCTGCGGAAGGCTTATTTAAAAATTTGTCCAACATATCACCAATGAAATGGACAAATTCAGCCATATTAAATGTGGCTTTTGCCAATAACTACGGTGACGTATTAACAGCAATAGCCATTAATTTGGCATGTGCTTTTGTTTTCGTGTTTTTATCCGCTTATTTGTTCCGAAAGGAGGCTTTCTAA
- a CDS encoding ABC transporter ATP-binding protein, with protein MKAVKFERLTKRFGDLVALDNVNLEIEEGEIYGFLGPNGAGKSTAINIICGLLKIDSGNVYVMERDIKREPDFAKMNIGVVPQDIAIYGELSAYENVSFFASLYGLKGGELKESVDMALEFVGLQDKANWLANKFSGGMKRRLNIACAIAHKPKIIILDEPTVGIDPQSRNHILESVKKLNEMGSTVIYTSHYMEEVEAICTKISIIDHGKIIAEGTKEELKSIITDTNTVMITVLEVADIDENKLKAINGVKSIDIDENTVKIVSYRDVNNLDKIIHYFTTDGISIKNIETQTPDLETVFLTLTGRKLRD; from the coding sequence ATGAAAGCTGTGAAATTTGAGAGATTGACTAAAAGATTTGGAGATTTGGTGGCACTTGACAATGTAAATCTTGAAATTGAAGAAGGAGAGATTTACGGCTTTTTAGGTCCCAATGGTGCTGGCAAAAGTACAGCTATAAATATAATATGCGGGCTTTTGAAGATAGACAGTGGAAATGTCTATGTGATGGAGAGAGACATAAAAAGAGAGCCTGATTTTGCCAAAATGAATATAGGTGTTGTACCGCAGGACATCGCCATCTACGGAGAACTGTCTGCATACGAAAATGTAAGCTTTTTTGCAAGTCTTTACGGACTTAAAGGGGGAGAACTTAAAGAAAGTGTTGATATGGCGTTGGAATTTGTAGGTCTTCAAGACAAAGCAAATTGGCTGGCAAATAAATTTTCAGGTGGAATGAAAAGGCGACTTAATATAGCCTGTGCAATAGCGCATAAGCCGAAAATAATAATATTGGATGAACCTACGGTCGGCATAGATCCCCAATCAAGAAATCATATTTTAGAATCTGTGAAAAAGCTAAATGAGATGGGAAGCACTGTAATATACACAAGCCATTACATGGAGGAAGTTGAAGCTATATGCACAAAAATCTCCATAATCGATCATGGGAAAATAATTGCTGAGGGTACTAAAGAAGAGCTTAAATCAATTATTACCGATACTAATACGGTGATGATAACGGTCTTGGAAGTAGCAGATATTGATGAAAACAAACTTAAAGCTATTAACGGAGTAAAAAGTATTGATATAGATGAAAATACGGTAAAAATCGTAAGCTATAGGGATGTCAACAATCTTGACAAGATAATTCACTACTTTACGACTGATGGCATATCTATCAAAAATATTGAGACACAGACGCCTGATTTAGAAACGGTATTTCTGACACTTACAGGCAGAAAATTGAGAGATTAA
- a CDS encoding MBL fold metallo-hydrolase has protein sequence MKIRYFGHSCFKITLENGISIVTDPFDQTVGYPLPETEADIVTSSHSHFDHNYFKAVKGDFKIVNTPGEHDVDGVHIKGVSVFHDDEHGAKRGKNIIFVIEADGMKVCHAGDLGHILTDDMVKEVGDVDVLMVPVGGYYTIDDRQAVKVVEQLKPKLTIAMHFRTSNVNLPIETEDNFLKMTGGRKIQSNEIEIDRNYLEGRSDVVALNYKNS, from the coding sequence ATGAAAATACGGTATTTTGGACATTCATGCTTCAAGATAACATTAGAAAATGGCATAAGCATAGTGACAGATCCATTTGATCAGACTGTAGGATATCCGCTGCCTGAGACAGAAGCCGACATTGTGACATCATCTCATTCTCATTTTGACCACAATTACTTTAAAGCTGTAAAGGGTGACTTTAAAATTGTAAATACTCCTGGTGAACATGATGTAGATGGTGTTCACATAAAAGGAGTAAGTGTATTTCACGATGACGAGCATGGTGCTAAAAGAGGGAAGAACATAATATTCGTAATAGAGGCTGATGGCATGAAAGTGTGCCATGCAGGTGATCTTGGACACATACTTACAGACGATATGGTGAAAGAAGTAGGAGATGTTGACGTATTGATGGTGCCAGTTGGTGGGTATTACACGATTGATGATAGACAGGCAGTAAAAGTAGTTGAGCAGCTTAAACCAAAGTTGACCATTGCAATGCACTTTAGGACAAGCAACGTTAATTTGCCGATTGAGACAGAGGATAATTTCTTGAAGATGACAGGCGGACGGAAGATACAGTCTAATGAAATTGAAATTGACAGAAATTACTTAGAAGGCAGAAGCGATGTGGTTGCTTTGAATTATAAAAATTCATAA
- a CDS encoding MutS family DNA mismatch repair protein: MKGVEFILELLYVVLIGGGLLLGFQVNHLFFIMPFVGIVIMIIVNRVQQNKIRKKIKEEIEKNWGIEREEKRNFESIRRLWDEIKKDEVHKMDVDDITWNDLDMDFIFGKLDHTMSIAGQQYLYSLFRCPLFDEEELKKRDAAIEGFMENKNYAMSVQCRLHRIGKKYDVDILNYLMQGIKINQNPISTYYILQMLSILVVLSPIIIAFTHAFGILLIIGLVMINGMIYTNTKNKLLEGIIVFEYMSKILKSANEIIKMMDKGQIYDLSTLKSAFFKVKKIYNNIKWIENFERASSGGDPTGIFTFINVLFLVEVKSFYRSINLINKYKDELFTVYVELGKLDAYIALASYKSSLKYYTKPVLDKDLPYHFKAVDIYHPLLRDPVPNSLEVAGRGVLLTGSNASGKSTFLKTVGINAIFAQTFYTVLAKDYSSSFFNVMTSIGTLDNIIGGDSYFMVEAKSLKRIIDVTGGEVPVLCILDEIFRGTNTAERVSAACEVLKYLANKNCFVVAATHDMELTSLAKDIYDNYHFEEEVDDNDVRFNYLLQKGPSRSRNAIKILRLLGYPEEIYDKAMNRANDINIGQDNVL, translated from the coding sequence ATGAAAGGCGTAGAATTTATTTTAGAACTTTTATATGTCGTTCTTATTGGCGGTGGACTATTATTAGGCTTTCAGGTGAATCATTTATTCTTCATAATGCCTTTTGTAGGCATTGTCATCATGATAATTGTGAATAGAGTCCAGCAAAATAAGATCAGGAAAAAGATAAAAGAAGAAATAGAAAAAAACTGGGGAATTGAAAGAGAAGAAAAACGAAACTTTGAATCAATACGAAGGCTTTGGGATGAAATAAAAAAGGATGAAGTTCACAAAATGGATGTAGATGATATCACCTGGAATGATCTTGATATGGATTTTATCTTTGGAAAGCTTGATCATACAATGTCAATTGCAGGACAACAATATTTATATTCGCTTTTTAGATGTCCTTTGTTTGATGAGGAAGAATTAAAAAAGCGGGATGCTGCAATTGAAGGATTTATGGAAAATAAAAATTATGCCATGTCTGTGCAGTGCCGATTGCATAGGATTGGCAAAAAATACGATGTGGATATTTTGAACTATCTAATGCAAGGAATAAAAATAAATCAAAATCCGATTTCCACATATTATATTTTACAAATGTTATCTATATTAGTTGTTTTGTCTCCAATCATTATTGCTTTTACACATGCGTTTGGGATACTTTTGATAATTGGACTTGTTATGATAAATGGAATGATTTATACAAATACTAAAAACAAACTGTTGGAAGGCATAATCGTCTTTGAATATATGTCAAAAATTTTAAAATCTGCAAATGAGATAATAAAGATGATGGATAAAGGACAGATTTATGATTTATCCACATTGAAATCTGCTTTTTTTAAGGTAAAGAAGATCTATAATAATATAAAATGGATAGAAAATTTTGAAAGGGCTTCATCAGGTGGCGACCCTACAGGAATTTTTACATTTATAAATGTTTTGTTTCTTGTGGAAGTGAAAAGTTTCTATAGATCCATCAATTTGATTAACAAATATAAAGATGAATTGTTTACTGTATATGTTGAGCTTGGAAAGTTGGATGCGTATATAGCTTTGGCTTCATATAAAAGTAGTTTGAAGTATTATACAAAACCAGTATTAGATAAGGATTTGCCATATCATTTTAAAGCAGTCGATATATATCATCCATTGTTAAGAGATCCCGTACCTAATTCATTAGAGGTTGCAGGCAGAGGTGTATTGTTGACAGGTTCAAATGCGTCGGGCAAATCGACATTTTTAAAGACGGTAGGTATAAATGCCATATTTGCTCAGACATTTTATACTGTCCTTGCAAAAGATTATTCATCAAGTTTTTTTAATGTAATGACATCTATTGGGACATTGGACAATATAATTGGCGGTGATAGCTATTTTATGGTTGAAGCAAAATCTTTAAAAAGGATAATTGATGTTACAGGGGGAGAAGTGCCAGTCCTATGCATACTGGATGAAATCTTTAGGGGAACTAATACGGCAGAAAGAGTAAGTGCAGCTTGCGAAGTCCTCAAATATCTCGCAAACAAAAATTGCTTTGTCGTAGCTGCGACTCACGACATGGAGCTTACGAGTTTGGCAAAAGACATATACGATAATTACCATTTTGAAGAAGAAGTAGATGATAATGATGTGCGATTTAATTATCTTTTACAAAAAGGGCCTTCAAGAAGCAGAAATGCAATAAAGATATTAAGACTATTAGGCTATCCGGAGGAAATTTATGATAAAGCCATGAATCGTGCCAATGATATTAATATAGGACAAGATAATGTGTTATAA
- the argS gene encoding arginine--tRNA ligase: protein MDNIVQKVKNEITEMVMNSIEEAKKNGLLNIEEIPSVEIEEPKEKQFGDLAINTAMIMAKSAKMPPRKIAEIIKDGLKLEGTMIEKVEIAGPGFMNFYLNDDYNVEALMLIKEKGSDYGRVNIGNGKRVQVEFVSANPTGPMHMGNARGGALGDALSSILDYAGYDVTREFYINDAGNQIEKFGLSLEARYLQLLGVEAEVPEGGYHGDDIIERAKEFLELYGDKYKDADPEERRKALIQYGLKKNIAKLKEDLEAYGIEYDVWFSENTLHESGEVESVIEELKEKGYTYEKDGALWFKETLFGAEKDDVLVRANGFPTYLASDIAYHKNKFVTRGFDWVIDIWGADHHGHVAPMKGAMKALGIDPDRLDVLLMQLVRLMKGKEVVRMSKRTGKMVTLRDLIDEVGKDAARFFFNMRSADSAVDFDMDLAVEQSNENPVFYVQYAHARICSILRQLKEDGIDTDNLKEVNLKLLSEDTEISLIKKLAYLPEEITIAANTMAPHRITRYILDVASLFHTFYNSCRVRGVDEELMKARIVLIDATRIVIKNVLDMLKITAPEKM from the coding sequence TTGGATAATATCGTACAAAAGGTAAAAAATGAGATAACTGAAATGGTGATGAACTCTATAGAGGAAGCTAAAAAGAATGGTCTTTTAAATATTGAAGAAATTCCATCAGTGGAAATAGAGGAGCCTAAAGAAAAACAATTTGGAGATTTAGCTATAAACACAGCTATGATAATGGCGAAATCTGCAAAGATGCCGCCAAGAAAGATCGCTGAGATAATTAAAGATGGGCTTAAACTTGAAGGCACCATGATTGAAAAAGTAGAGATAGCTGGTCCAGGGTTTATGAATTTTTACTTGAATGATGATTATAACGTTGAAGCATTGATGCTTATAAAAGAGAAAGGCTCAGATTATGGCAGAGTGAATATTGGAAATGGCAAGAGAGTGCAAGTAGAATTTGTATCAGCAAATCCAACTGGACCTATGCACATGGGCAATGCCAGAGGTGGTGCATTAGGCGATGCGCTTTCATCTATATTGGACTACGCAGGATACGATGTCACGAGAGAGTTTTACATAAACGATGCAGGCAATCAGATAGAAAAATTTGGATTATCATTGGAAGCACGCTATTTGCAATTATTGGGTGTAGAAGCAGAAGTACCTGAGGGCGGTTATCACGGCGACGATATAATTGAAAGAGCAAAAGAATTTTTAGAACTATACGGTGACAAGTATAAGGATGCAGATCCTGAAGAAAGGAGAAAAGCATTAATACAGTATGGACTTAAAAAGAACATAGCTAAACTTAAAGAGGACCTTGAAGCGTACGGGATAGAGTACGACGTATGGTTTTCTGAAAATACACTGCATGAAAGCGGTGAAGTAGAATCAGTCATAGAAGAACTTAAGGAAAAAGGCTATACGTATGAAAAAGATGGTGCTCTTTGGTTTAAAGAGACGCTTTTTGGCGCTGAAAAAGACGATGTATTAGTAAGGGCTAATGGCTTTCCTACATATTTAGCATCTGATATAGCCTACCACAAGAATAAATTTGTAACTCGTGGCTTTGATTGGGTCATCGATATATGGGGCGCCGATCATCATGGACATGTGGCACCGATGAAAGGCGCCATGAAAGCACTGGGTATTGACCCTGATAGGCTTGATGTGCTTTTGATGCAGCTTGTAAGACTTATGAAAGGCAAAGAAGTAGTGAGGATGTCAAAAAGGACAGGCAAGATGGTGACATTGAGAGACTTGATTGATGAAGTCGGCAAAGACGCCGCGAGATTTTTCTTTAACATGCGTTCGGCAGACAGCGCTGTTGACTTTGATATGGACTTAGCCGTTGAGCAGTCAAATGAAAATCCAGTTTTTTACGTTCAATACGCCCATGCCAGAATATGTTCTATATTGAGGCAATTAAAGGAAGATGGGATTGATACAGACAATTTAAAAGAAGTCAACTTAAAATTGTTGAGTGAAGATACAGAGATTAGTTTGATTAAAAAACTGGCATATTTGCCTGAAGAAATTACAATAGCAGCAAATACCATGGCTCCTCACAGAATCACGCGGTATATACTCGACGTAGCATCACTGTTTCACACTTTTTACAATAGCTGCAGGGTGAGAGGTGTTGATGAAGAACTGATGAAAGCAAGGATAGTTTTAATCGATGCTACAAGAATTGTAATAAAGAATGTGCTTGACATGCTGAAGATAACGGCACCAGAGAAAATGTAA
- a CDS encoding DUF1934 domain-containing protein → MKKALITVKGTQKNAQNETDTIELITEGEFLKKGEYYYIKYDESELSGLDKTTTTLKVGQDSVILMRFGDNQSKMVFEKNTRHESNYVTPYGNIMLGVKSDEIKVNLTENGGELKLKYAIDLDKRVLSDNELHLTVREVN, encoded by the coding sequence TTGAAAAAAGCTTTGATTACAGTTAAAGGCACACAGAAGAATGCTCAAAATGAGACAGATACGATAGAGCTTATTACAGAGGGTGAATTTTTGAAAAAAGGTGAATACTACTATATAAAGTACGATGAATCGGAACTTTCCGGTTTAGACAAGACGACTACTACATTGAAAGTTGGCCAAGATTCAGTAATATTAATGAGATTTGGAGACAATCAATCAAAGATGGTATTTGAAAAGAACACGAGGCATGAATCAAACTATGTGACACCTTATGGCAATATAATGCTTGGCGTAAAATCTGATGAAATCAAAGTAAATTTGACGGAAAATGGTGGAGAGTTGAAACTCAAATATGCCATTGATTTAGATAAAAGAGTATTAAGCGATAATGAACTACATTTAACGGTGCGGGAGGTTAATTGA
- a CDS encoding D-alanine--D-alanine ligase family protein, giving the protein MDKLKVAVLFGGQSGEHEVSRVSATSIINNIDREKYEVYMVGITKKGQWYLYSGDVDKIATGEWEKEAVPALIGPSTMYKGIIAFKDGSYEFYPIDVVFPVLHGPNGEDGTVQGLLELLEMPYVGPNVLSSSLCMDKVFSKRIFLESGIPTPKFTVVYRKDLNDVDKHDKIRSEITQKIGYPCFVKPANMGSSVGITKVHNEGELIDALKIAAKYDRKIIVEEGIDAREIECSVLGNDNPEASVAGEIVPAHEFYDYDAKYFDEASKLFIPAPIPDAKMEEIRDLAIKAYMALDVRGMARVDFLMDKNTGKVYLNELNTIPGFTQISMYPKLWEASGKPYSKLIDELIQLALSAYNEKCTNW; this is encoded by the coding sequence ATGGATAAGCTTAAAGTAGCTGTATTGTTTGGGGGGCAGTCTGGAGAGCATGAAGTATCAAGGGTTTCAGCCACTTCTATAATTAACAATATAGATAGAGAAAAGTACGAAGTTTACATGGTAGGCATAACGAAAAAAGGTCAATGGTATTTATACAGCGGTGATGTTGACAAAATCGCCACAGGTGAATGGGAAAAAGAAGCTGTGCCTGCTTTGATAGGGCCTTCCACTATGTACAAGGGGATAATTGCATTTAAAGACGGGAGCTATGAATTTTATCCGATTGATGTGGTTTTTCCGGTTTTGCATGGCCCCAATGGAGAAGATGGAACAGTACAGGGTCTTTTAGAACTTCTTGAGATGCCGTATGTTGGGCCTAATGTGCTTTCATCATCATTGTGCATGGATAAAGTCTTTTCAAAGAGGATATTCTTAGAGTCTGGCATACCAACTCCAAAATTTACGGTTGTATACAGAAAAGATCTAAATGACGTAGATAAACATGACAAGATAAGAAGCGAAATAACACAAAAGATTGGATATCCTTGCTTTGTAAAACCTGCAAATATGGGTTCAAGTGTAGGGATAACAAAAGTTCACAATGAAGGTGAGCTAATTGATGCCTTGAAAATTGCAGCAAAGTATGATAGAAAGATTATTGTAGAAGAAGGCATTGATGCAAGGGAGATTGAGTGCTCTGTCTTAGGCAATGACAATCCTGAAGCGTCTGTCGCTGGTGAGATTGTTCCAGCACATGAATTTTACGATTATGATGCAAAGTATTTTGATGAAGCATCGAAACTTTTCATTCCAGCGCCTATACCTGATGCTAAGATGGAGGAGATAAGAGATTTAGCAATAAAAGCGTATATGGCATTGGACGTGAGAGGAATGGCCAGGGTAGATTTTCTGATGGACAAAAATACAGGTAAAGTCTACTTGAATGAGCTAAATACGATCCCGGGATTTACGCAAATCAGCATGTACCCTAAGCTTTGGGAGGCATCAGGAAAACCATACAGCAAACTGATTGATGAGCTTATACAATTGGCTTTATCTGCATACAATGAAAAATGTACAAACTGGTAA